The following are encoded in a window of Flavobacterium psychrotrophum genomic DNA:
- a CDS encoding T9SS type A sorting domain-containing protein — protein sequence MKKLFFFFFLAWITANAQKELWGVSEYTNFSDVQGNIIKFDMNGENAITMHHFNYPTGKLPRSKLFLASNGKLYGTAAFGGIGSTTSTNEQDGYGILYEYDLTFDTYKVVHYFNLPPTPNGNSATNPFTSVIEPVVGKLYGGAANRFYVYDIATQTVSFLSHNYSFEAMGPINDLIKASDGFLYAVSNQAFPCTSPAPNQSNQGSILKVNTSNNTVQKVAYFNCDGSTGIGGKSMTEALPNKIFFLSSGGYIFFPDEGYALPAGTIIEFDMLTNTLTPKITFDFFSSLGYEPSGFALFNGYLYGVCAGGGDTYKNGYTSGIFNKTGTVFKYNPNDNTIVKLADLDLNRFGPSNIMASSDGHLAGNLSNSGVFKYNVDDNSLQFSDLNTYSDPGNQFYTRNLIEICRKPSYNYVENDSYTICEGESFTFDIHNTNATGYIWKRDDQVLAPQTTAILSLSGLAIGDSGDYTCEMLNECGTTVSMPIHLTVEACMGLDEEIGYKNAISLYPNPAQSSINIKLPQSIKALITGISIVNMLGQEVYLSNQQTAGIDITSLSVGIYIVKIKTQKGSWEGKFIKQ from the coding sequence ATGAAAAAATTATTTTTCTTCTTTTTTTTAGCATGGATTACCGCCAATGCCCAAAAGGAACTTTGGGGCGTTTCGGAATATACTAATTTTTCAGATGTACAGGGAAATATTATAAAATTTGACATGAACGGTGAGAATGCAATCACAATGCACCATTTTAATTACCCTACCGGCAAATTACCGCGAAGCAAGCTGTTTTTAGCCAGCAATGGCAAACTCTACGGCACAGCTGCTTTTGGTGGCATTGGAAGTACAACCAGTACTAATGAACAAGATGGGTATGGTATACTTTATGAATATGATTTAACATTTGATACCTATAAAGTCGTTCATTATTTCAATTTACCACCTACGCCAAATGGAAATAGTGCTACTAATCCTTTTACCAGTGTAATTGAGCCTGTTGTGGGTAAATTATATGGTGGTGCAGCTAATCGTTTTTATGTATATGACATTGCTACTCAAACGGTCTCTTTTCTTAGTCATAATTATTCATTTGAAGCCATGGGGCCAATTAACGATTTGATAAAAGCGTCTGACGGCTTCTTATATGCTGTTTCCAATCAGGCTTTTCCCTGCACAAGCCCGGCTCCCAACCAATCTAATCAAGGTTCCATATTAAAAGTAAATACCAGCAACAATACGGTTCAAAAAGTTGCTTATTTTAACTGTGATGGCTCAACGGGAATTGGAGGTAAAAGTATGACAGAAGCCTTACCTAATAAAATATTTTTCTTAAGTAGCGGAGGTTACATATTTTTTCCTGATGAAGGGTATGCATTACCTGCCGGTACAATAATTGAGTTTGACATGCTTACCAATACGCTTACTCCTAAGATAACATTCGATTTTTTCAGTTCTTTAGGCTATGAACCATCGGGATTCGCCCTTTTTAATGGATATTTATATGGCGTTTGTGCCGGAGGTGGCGATACTTATAAGAATGGTTACACATCAGGCATTTTTAACAAAACAGGGACTGTTTTTAAGTATAATCCCAATGATAATACAATTGTGAAGTTAGCAGATTTAGATCTTAACAGATTTGGTCCATCGAATATAATGGCATCAAGTGATGGCCATTTAGCCGGAAATCTTAGTAATTCTGGTGTATTTAAGTATAATGTGGATGATAACAGCTTACAATTTTCTGATCTTAATACCTACAGTGATCCGGGGAATCAGTTTTACACCCGAAACCTGATCGAAATTTGCCGCAAGCCTTCCTACAACTATGTCGAAAATGATAGCTATACAATATGCGAAGGAGAATCGTTTACTTTTGACATCCATAACACTAATGCTACAGGATATATCTGGAAAAGAGATGATCAAGTACTGGCCCCCCAAACAACAGCCATACTCAGCCTAAGCGGCCTTGCAATCGGGGATAGCGGCGATTATACCTGCGAGATGCTGAATGAATGTGGGACAACTGTTTCTATGCCCATCCATCTAACGGTAGAAGCCTGCATGGGGCTGGATGAGGAAATAGGCTATAAAAATGCCATATCTCTTTATCCCAATCCGGCACAAAGTTCCATCAATATCAAGTTACCCCAAAGTATTAAAGCATTAATTACCGGTATCAGCATTGTCAATATGCTGGGGCAGGAAGTATACCTAAGCAATCAACAAACGGCCGGAATCGATATAACTTCCTTAAGTGTGGGTATATACATTGTAAAAATCAAGACCCAAAAAGGAAGCTGGGAAGGGAAGTTTATCAAGCAGTAA
- a CDS encoding histone H1, with protein MNELNEKISAGIEAFQKESEAFAQGNKAAGARARKATLELEKLFKEYRKSSIEEGKK; from the coding sequence ATGAACGAACTAAACGAAAAGATCAGCGCAGGTATCGAAGCATTCCAGAAAGAATCAGAAGCCTTCGCTCAAGGCAACAAAGCGGCAGGCGCTCGTGCCCGTAAAGCTACCCTGGAACTGGAGAAATTATTTAAGGAGTATCGTAAATCATCTATCGAGGAAGGAAAGAAATAA